The following coding sequences lie in one Macrobrachium nipponense isolate FS-2020 chromosome 45, ASM1510439v2, whole genome shotgun sequence genomic window:
- the LOC135214095 gene encoding ammonium transporter Rh type B-like, which translates to MLLMAFVEVIVYTINLYLCIEVLGIIDLGGSIVIHTFGAYFGLAFSRTVSRKMKVSDHPNEGSTYTSDIFSMIGTIFLWVYWPSFNGALGSNKGIGRAVINTYLGLTAAVVAAFLTSAWVSRKNRFTMVHVQNATLAGGVAVGSVADLMIQPWGALCIGFFAGFISTSGYIFIQPWLLKKIGLHDSCGVHNLHGMPGVISAIVSIGMCMFASETYYGKDLYVQFPHMSPPANSSHFQELKMTLESLEPGSGWTPNQQALYQSLGLIVTLVIAIISGAITGISLSFDRCEPVSHHRLFSDAPYWELPEDEHHDSSHVDIHNHTKVFSVQVTAPEMAAKFQ; encoded by the exons ATGCTGCTGATGGCCTTTGTGGAGGTCATAGTTTACACGATCAATCTCTACCTGTGCATCGAAGTGCTGGGCATCATCGATCTGGGAG GTTCAATTGTCATCCACACATTTGGTGCATATTTTGGCTTGGCTTTCTCGAGGACAGTATCGCGGAAAATGAAAGTCAGTGATCATCCGAATGAAGGGTCTACCTACACGTCCGATATTTTCTCTATGATTG GTACGATTTTTCTGTGGGTGTACTGGCCATCCTTCAACGGGGCTTTGGGAAGTAACAAGGGAATCGGACGAGCTGTCATCAACACGTACCTTGGACTGACTGCAGCCGTTGTTGCAGCCTTTTTAACATCGGCATGGGTcagcag GAAAAACCGCTTCACGATGGTACACGTACAAAACGCGACGCTGGCAGGGGGCGTGGCCGTGGGGTCTGTGGCTGACCTCATGATACAGCCATGGGGAGCCCTTTGTATTGGGTTCTTCGCTGGGTTCATCTCCACTTCTGGATACATCTTCATTCAG CCTTGGTTACTGAAAAAAATTGGTCTCCATGACTCCTGCGGAGTACACAACCTTCACGGGATGCCTGGAGTCATCTCGGCCATTGTCTCAATTGGGATGTGCATGTTTGCatctgaaacatattatggcAAAGA CCTGTATGTACAATTCCCACATATGAGCCCTCCAGCCAACAGCTCCCACTTCCAGGAACTCAAGATGACCCTGGAGTCTCTGGAGCCTGGCTCTGGGTGGACTCCCAACCAACAGGCATTGTACCAAAGTCTGGGATTAATTGTGACACTCGTCATAGCTATTATTTCAGGAGCTATAACTG GAATCTCCCTCAGCTTCGACAGATGTGAACCAGTGAGTCACCATCGGCTCTTCAGCGATGCCCCCTACTGGGAGCTACCGGAAGACGAACACCATGACTCCAGCCACGTGGACATTCACAATCACACGAAGGTCTTTTCCGTCCAGGTGACGGCACCAGAGATGGCTGCGAAGTTCCAGTGA